From Syngnathus scovelli strain Florida chromosome 14, RoL_Ssco_1.2, whole genome shotgun sequence, one genomic window encodes:
- the si:ch211-67f13.7 gene encoding zona pellucida sperm-binding protein 3 isoform X1 encodes MTAGHPSTLFCALLLFTLGCCKTGTDGSTSAVWRNQSTKPGTPKSEPDPTHVSKPTRVLPTIKNTGFGLTNLPDVSVTCSASNLLVRVKPSFYGFSADESELQLGPSCRSNGILRPYGDLLFNYPLTACGSRQESQRDFIVYKFTLHYEPSTGRFPSGASRIDVDIQCRYQRYGHVYQLAVKPTWTSAVVRKTLRANPNEFQIHFMDDSWSTPIKNQVFQLGQKVNVQVSAPHLPTGRKLYISSCHASPDSGSSSSHKYTIISNLGCMLDSKRDPGGASQFISRDHGTLRFSFKAFQFIFDPESEISLHCQLFATSKEPGPAQKSCTYKEDRWKALLGDDSICKCCDSQCVSSKSKRTRMEGSVRSGLMVSDQPLVAEEGFLRVRRLNSPIRDVLRDDISWQNEDILEIDGKEEKDSKQDYGRQSVIVGEKIRHDTIAFPSQKPEERSSREFTEDGSGDTLEGRDTKLVFQEDKIKAVKMKHSLASQVTLQSDAPQPDSKGDKENQNRSNGTEGTRTKSSDVHDELVNDEEPTWYFTWT; translated from the exons atgacagcaggACATCCGTCCACTTTATTTTGTGCTTTATTACTTTTCACCCTCGGTTGCTGCAAAACGGGCACCGACGGCTCAACGTCTGCCGTATGGCGAAATCAATCAACTAAACCAGGCACCCCGAAATCCGAACCTGACCCAACCCACGTGAGCAAACCCACTCGTGTGTTACCAACTATTAAAAACACCGGTTTCGGCTTGACAAACCTTCCAGACGTCTCCGTGACTTGCTCCGCGTCCAACTTGCTCGTTCGGGTCAAGCCCTCTTTCTACGGCTTCAGCGCGGATGAGTCGGAGCTCCAACTGGGCCCTAGCTGCAGAAGCAACGGTATCCTGAGACCCTACGGAGACCTGCTCTTCAACTATCCCCTGACGGCGTGTGGCTCCCGGCAAGAG TCGCAGCGCGACTTTATTGTCTACAAATTCACTCTCCATTATGAACCTTCAACCGGGAGGTTTCCAAGCGGAGCGTCTCGGATTGACGTCGACATTCAATGTCGTTATCAAAG GTATGGGCATGTGTACCAATTGGCAGTCAAGCCCACCTGGACCAGCGCAGTTGTGCGTAAAACTCTAAGAGCCAATCCAAATGAGTTTCAAATCCATTTTATGGATG ATTCATGGAGCACTCCGATCAAAAATCAAGTGTTCCAGCTTGGTCAGAAGGTTAACGTCCAAGTCTCTGCTCCACATCTGCCCACTGGAAGGAAACTGTACATCAGCAGCTGCCACGCTTCACCGGACAGCGGCTCTTCATCATCCCATAAGTACACAATCATTAGCAATTTGGG TTGCATGCTGGACAGTAAGCGAGACCCTGGAGGGGCTTCCCAGTTCATCTCCCGTGATCACGGAACCCTGAGATTCTCTTTCAAAGCCTTCCAGTTCATTTTTGACCCAGAGAGTGAG ATCAGCCTTCACTGTCAACTATTTGCTACATCAAAAGAGCCAGGTCCAGCGCAGAAATCATGCACATACAAAGAAGATAG GTGGAAGGCCCTTTTGGGAGATGACTCCATTTGCAAGTGCTGTGATTCTCAGTGTGTGAGCTCCAAGTCAAAGAGAACAAGAATGGAAG GTTccgtcagaagtggcttgatggTTTCCGATCAGCCGCTTGTTGCAGAGGAAGGCTTCCTGCGTGTCAGAAGACTGAACAGTCCCATacgtgatgtgctcagggatgaCATCTCATGGCAAAATGAAGACATACTCGAAATTGAtggcaaagaagaaaaagacagtaAGCAAGATTATGGAAGACAAAGTGTGATTGTAGGAGAAAAGATAAGACATGACACGATTGCCTTTCCGAGTCAAAAGCCTGAAGAGAGAAGTTCGAGAGAGTTCACAGAGGATGGATCTGGAGATACATTGGAAGGAAGAGATACCAAACTGGTATTCCAAGAAGATAAAATAAAAGCGGTAAAGATGAAACACAGTTTAGCATCACAAGTCACTCTGCAAAGTGATGCACCACAACCTGATTCCAAAGGTGATAAAGAAAACCAGAATCGCTCGAATGGGACTGAAGGGACAAGAACGAAATCCTCTGACGTCCACGATGAGCTGGTAAATGATGAAGAGCCGACTTGGTATTTTACATGGACATAA
- the LOC125980908 gene encoding cytosolic 5'-nucleotidase 1A isoform X1, producing the protein MVKLPRSVDRTQMEQIAAGRIPRDLESPLLRLGSFNHTFQSENFCQLYRCRLRNGLTYSVITQPKPENAITIAVSSRVLFSMEREQQIYERQGMEEYLKYQLEHESEPFSPGPAFSFVKALEAVNSRLRELYPQSEELFDVVLVTNNHAYVGLRLINTINHHHLLIERFCMTGGNSPIGYLKAYHTNLYLSADSTKVREALEEGIAAATMFTPEKMKEVSDTQLRVAFDGDAVLFSDESERIFKAHGLDKFFEHEKAHENKPLDHGPLKGFLEALGKLQRKFFDKGLRMDCPIRTYLVTARSAASSGTRALKTLRSWGLEIDEALFLAGAPKGPMLEKIRPHLFFDDQMFHVEGAAELGTVACHVPYGIAQRLAKK; encoded by the exons ATGGTGAAACTTCCAAGGTCAGTGGACAGAACACAAATGGAGCAAATAGCAGCTGGGAGGATACCAAGAGACTTGGAAAGCCCTCTACTCCGACTCGGAAGCTTCAACCA TACATTTCAGAGCGAGAACTTCTGCCAACTGTACCGTTGTCGACTCAGAAACGGACTTACGTACTCTGTCATCACTCAGCCCAAACCTGAGAACGCTATCACCATCGCCGTGTCGTCGCGGGTGCTCTTCAGCATGGAACGTGAGCAGCAGATCTACGAACGGCAAGGCATGGAGGAGTATCTCAAGTACCAGCTGGAGCATGAAAGTGAGCCTTTCAGTCCTGGCCCTGCCTTCTCCTTCGTCAAG GCTCTGGAAGCTGTCAACAGCCGACTACGGGAGCTTTACCCACAGAGCGAGGAGCTGTTTGACGTGGTGCTCGTGACAAACAACCACGCATACGTGGGCCTTCGCCTTATCAACACCATCAATCATCATC ATTTATTGATTGAGCGCTTCTGCATGACTGGAGGAAACAGTCCTATAGGTTACTTGAAAGCCTACCACACAAACTTGTACCTTTCTGCTGACTCCACCAAGGTGCGAGAAGCATTGGAAGAAG GTATTGCAGCAGCCACCATGTTCACCCCGGAGAAGATGAAAGAAGTGTCGGACACTCAGCTTCGCGTCGCCTTTGACGGAGACGCTGTCCTTTTCTCAGATGAGTCGGAACGCATTTTCAAGGCCCACGGACTGGACAAGTTCTTTGAGCACGAGAAGGCTCACGAGAACAAGCCTCTGGACCAT GGCCCACTGAAGGGATTCCTGGAAGCTTTGGGAAAACTACAAAGGAAGTTTTTTGACAAGGGCCTACGCATGGACTGCCCTATCCGCACCTACCTGGTCACGGCTCGCAGTGCCGCCAGTTCCGGTACCAGAGCCTTAAAAACGCTTCGGTCATGGGGTTTGGAGATTGATGAGGCGCTCTTTCTAGCAGGAGCACCCAAAGGCCCCATGCTAGAGAAGATCAGGCCGCACCTTTTCTTTGACGATCAGATGTTTCACGTGGAAGGGGCGGCCGAGCTAGGCACCGTTGCCTGTCATGTTCCCTACGGCATTGCACAGAGACTTGCAAAGAAATGA
- the si:ch211-67f13.7 gene encoding zona pellucida sperm-binding protein 3 isoform X2 — MTAGHPSTLFCALLLFTLGCCKTGTDGSTSAVWRNQSTKPGTPKSEPDPTHVSKPTRVLPTIKNTGFGLTNLPDVSVTCSASNLLVRVKPSFYGFSADESELQLGPSCRSNGILRPYGDLLFNYPLTACGSRQESQRDFIVYKFTLHYEPSTGRFPSGASRIDVDIQCRYQRYGHVYQLAVKPTWTSAVVRKTLRANPNEFQIHFMDDSWSTPIKNQVFQLGQKVNVQVSAPHLPTGRKLYISSCHASPDSGSSSSHNCMLDSKRDPGGASQFISRDHGTLRFSFKAFQFIFDPESEISLHCQLFATSKEPGPAQKSCTYKEDRWKALLGDDSICKCCDSQCVSSKSKRTRMEGSVRSGLMVSDQPLVAEEGFLRVRRLNSPIRDVLRDDISWQNEDILEIDGKEEKDSKQDYGRQSVIVGEKIRHDTIAFPSQKPEERSSREFTEDGSGDTLEGRDTKLVFQEDKIKAVKMKHSLASQVTLQSDAPQPDSKGDKENQNRSNGTEGTRTKSSDVHDELVNDEEPTWYFTWT; from the exons atgacagcaggACATCCGTCCACTTTATTTTGTGCTTTATTACTTTTCACCCTCGGTTGCTGCAAAACGGGCACCGACGGCTCAACGTCTGCCGTATGGCGAAATCAATCAACTAAACCAGGCACCCCGAAATCCGAACCTGACCCAACCCACGTGAGCAAACCCACTCGTGTGTTACCAACTATTAAAAACACCGGTTTCGGCTTGACAAACCTTCCAGACGTCTCCGTGACTTGCTCCGCGTCCAACTTGCTCGTTCGGGTCAAGCCCTCTTTCTACGGCTTCAGCGCGGATGAGTCGGAGCTCCAACTGGGCCCTAGCTGCAGAAGCAACGGTATCCTGAGACCCTACGGAGACCTGCTCTTCAACTATCCCCTGACGGCGTGTGGCTCCCGGCAAGAG TCGCAGCGCGACTTTATTGTCTACAAATTCACTCTCCATTATGAACCTTCAACCGGGAGGTTTCCAAGCGGAGCGTCTCGGATTGACGTCGACATTCAATGTCGTTATCAAAG GTATGGGCATGTGTACCAATTGGCAGTCAAGCCCACCTGGACCAGCGCAGTTGTGCGTAAAACTCTAAGAGCCAATCCAAATGAGTTTCAAATCCATTTTATGGATG ATTCATGGAGCACTCCGATCAAAAATCAAGTGTTCCAGCTTGGTCAGAAGGTTAACGTCCAAGTCTCTGCTCCACATCTGCCCACTGGAAGGAAACTGTACATCAGCAGCTGCCACGCTTCACCGGACAGCGGCTCTTCATCATCCCATAA TTGCATGCTGGACAGTAAGCGAGACCCTGGAGGGGCTTCCCAGTTCATCTCCCGTGATCACGGAACCCTGAGATTCTCTTTCAAAGCCTTCCAGTTCATTTTTGACCCAGAGAGTGAG ATCAGCCTTCACTGTCAACTATTTGCTACATCAAAAGAGCCAGGTCCAGCGCAGAAATCATGCACATACAAAGAAGATAG GTGGAAGGCCCTTTTGGGAGATGACTCCATTTGCAAGTGCTGTGATTCTCAGTGTGTGAGCTCCAAGTCAAAGAGAACAAGAATGGAAG GTTccgtcagaagtggcttgatggTTTCCGATCAGCCGCTTGTTGCAGAGGAAGGCTTCCTGCGTGTCAGAAGACTGAACAGTCCCATacgtgatgtgctcagggatgaCATCTCATGGCAAAATGAAGACATACTCGAAATTGAtggcaaagaagaaaaagacagtaAGCAAGATTATGGAAGACAAAGTGTGATTGTAGGAGAAAAGATAAGACATGACACGATTGCCTTTCCGAGTCAAAAGCCTGAAGAGAGAAGTTCGAGAGAGTTCACAGAGGATGGATCTGGAGATACATTGGAAGGAAGAGATACCAAACTGGTATTCCAAGAAGATAAAATAAAAGCGGTAAAGATGAAACACAGTTTAGCATCACAAGTCACTCTGCAAAGTGATGCACCACAACCTGATTCCAAAGGTGATAAAGAAAACCAGAATCGCTCGAATGGGACTGAAGGGACAAGAACGAAATCCTCTGACGTCCACGATGAGCTGGTAAATGATGAAGAGCCGACTTGGTATTTTACATGGACATAA
- the LOC125980915 gene encoding interferon alpha-inducible protein 27-like protein 2A, which translates to MGLLTALALGAAGATGSVILAPVALGAIGFTSAGIAAGSYAASMMSAAAIANGGGVAAGSTVAILQAAGMAGIPATASAAVGAAGAAAGGVAALVAAIV; encoded by the exons ATGGGATTGC tGACGGCTCTTGCTCTGGGTGCTGCGGGCGCAA CCGGTTCGGTGATTCTGGCTCCGGTGGCCCTGGGAGCTATCGGCTTTACTTCAGCTGGGATAGCTGCAGGTTCCTACGCCGCGAGCATGATGTCCGCCGCAGCCATCGCCAACGGAGGAGGGGTGGCGGCAGGGAGCACGGTGGCTATCTTGCAGGCTGCCG GCATGGCTGGTATACCGGCTACGGCCTCTGCAGCTGTGGGCGCTGCAGGTGCGGCTGCAGGAGGTGTGGCAGCACTCGTTGCTGCAATCGTCTGA
- the LOC125980908 gene encoding cytosolic 5'-nucleotidase 1A isoform X3: MVKLPRSVDRTQMEQIAAGRIPRDLESPLLRLGSFNHPNLRTLSPSPCRRGCSSAWNVSSRSTNGKAWRSISSTSWSMKALEAVNSRLRELYPQSEELFDVVLVTNNHAYVGLRLINTINHHHLLIERFCMTGGNSPIGYLKAYHTNLYLSADSTKVREALEEGIAAATMFTPEKMKEVSDTQLRVAFDGDAVLFSDESERIFKAHGLDKFFEHEKAHENKPLDHGPLKGFLEALGKLQRKFFDKGLRMDCPIRTYLVTARSAASSGTRALKTLRSWGLEIDEALFLAGAPKGPMLEKIRPHLFFDDQMFHVEGAAELGTVACHVPYGIAQRLAKK, from the exons ATGGTGAAACTTCCAAGGTCAGTGGACAGAACACAAATGGAGCAAATAGCAGCTGGGAGGATACCAAGAGACTTGGAAAGCCCTCTACTCCGACTCGGAAGCTTCAACCA CCCAAACCTGAGAACGCTATCACCATCGCCGTGTCGTCGCGGGTGCTCTTCAGCATGGAACGTGAGCAGCAGATCTACGAACGGCAAGGCATGGAGGAGTATCTCAAGTACCAGCTGGAGCATGAAA GCTCTGGAAGCTGTCAACAGCCGACTACGGGAGCTTTACCCACAGAGCGAGGAGCTGTTTGACGTGGTGCTCGTGACAAACAACCACGCATACGTGGGCCTTCGCCTTATCAACACCATCAATCATCATC ATTTATTGATTGAGCGCTTCTGCATGACTGGAGGAAACAGTCCTATAGGTTACTTGAAAGCCTACCACACAAACTTGTACCTTTCTGCTGACTCCACCAAGGTGCGAGAAGCATTGGAAGAAG GTATTGCAGCAGCCACCATGTTCACCCCGGAGAAGATGAAAGAAGTGTCGGACACTCAGCTTCGCGTCGCCTTTGACGGAGACGCTGTCCTTTTCTCAGATGAGTCGGAACGCATTTTCAAGGCCCACGGACTGGACAAGTTCTTTGAGCACGAGAAGGCTCACGAGAACAAGCCTCTGGACCAT GGCCCACTGAAGGGATTCCTGGAAGCTTTGGGAAAACTACAAAGGAAGTTTTTTGACAAGGGCCTACGCATGGACTGCCCTATCCGCACCTACCTGGTCACGGCTCGCAGTGCCGCCAGTTCCGGTACCAGAGCCTTAAAAACGCTTCGGTCATGGGGTTTGGAGATTGATGAGGCGCTCTTTCTAGCAGGAGCACCCAAAGGCCCCATGCTAGAGAAGATCAGGCCGCACCTTTTCTTTGACGATCAGATGTTTCACGTGGAAGGGGCGGCCGAGCTAGGCACCGTTGCCTGTCATGTTCCCTACGGCATTGCACAGAGACTTGCAAAGAAATGA
- the LOC125980908 gene encoding cytosolic 5'-nucleotidase 1A isoform X2, which yields MSETALWWGDDTGGNRFFSKMNLNNGETSKVSGQNTNGANSSWEDTKRLGKPSTPTRKLQPPKPENAITIAVSSRVLFSMEREQQIYERQGMEEYLKYQLEHESEPFSPGPAFSFVKALEAVNSRLRELYPQSEELFDVVLVTNNHAYVGLRLINTINHHHLLIERFCMTGGNSPIGYLKAYHTNLYLSADSTKVREALEEGIAAATMFTPEKMKEVSDTQLRVAFDGDAVLFSDESERIFKAHGLDKFFEHEKAHENKPLDHGPLKGFLEALGKLQRKFFDKGLRMDCPIRTYLVTARSAASSGTRALKTLRSWGLEIDEALFLAGAPKGPMLEKIRPHLFFDDQMFHVEGAAELGTVACHVPYGIAQRLAKK from the exons ATGAGTGAGACAGCACTTTGGTGGGGAGACGACACAGGAggaaacagatttttttccaaaatgaattTAAACAATGGTGAAACTTCCAAGGTCAGTGGACAGAACACAAATGGAGCAAATAGCAGCTGGGAGGATACCAAGAGACTTGGAAAGCCCTCTACTCCGACTCGGAAGCTTCAACCA CCCAAACCTGAGAACGCTATCACCATCGCCGTGTCGTCGCGGGTGCTCTTCAGCATGGAACGTGAGCAGCAGATCTACGAACGGCAAGGCATGGAGGAGTATCTCAAGTACCAGCTGGAGCATGAAAGTGAGCCTTTCAGTCCTGGCCCTGCCTTCTCCTTCGTCAAG GCTCTGGAAGCTGTCAACAGCCGACTACGGGAGCTTTACCCACAGAGCGAGGAGCTGTTTGACGTGGTGCTCGTGACAAACAACCACGCATACGTGGGCCTTCGCCTTATCAACACCATCAATCATCATC ATTTATTGATTGAGCGCTTCTGCATGACTGGAGGAAACAGTCCTATAGGTTACTTGAAAGCCTACCACACAAACTTGTACCTTTCTGCTGACTCCACCAAGGTGCGAGAAGCATTGGAAGAAG GTATTGCAGCAGCCACCATGTTCACCCCGGAGAAGATGAAAGAAGTGTCGGACACTCAGCTTCGCGTCGCCTTTGACGGAGACGCTGTCCTTTTCTCAGATGAGTCGGAACGCATTTTCAAGGCCCACGGACTGGACAAGTTCTTTGAGCACGAGAAGGCTCACGAGAACAAGCCTCTGGACCAT GGCCCACTGAAGGGATTCCTGGAAGCTTTGGGAAAACTACAAAGGAAGTTTTTTGACAAGGGCCTACGCATGGACTGCCCTATCCGCACCTACCTGGTCACGGCTCGCAGTGCCGCCAGTTCCGGTACCAGAGCCTTAAAAACGCTTCGGTCATGGGGTTTGGAGATTGATGAGGCGCTCTTTCTAGCAGGAGCACCCAAAGGCCCCATGCTAGAGAAGATCAGGCCGCACCTTTTCTTTGACGATCAGATGTTTCACGTGGAAGGGGCGGCCGAGCTAGGCACCGTTGCCTGTCATGTTCCCTACGGCATTGCACAGAGACTTGCAAAGAAATGA
- the LOC125980909 gene encoding protein L-Myc-1b, producing the protein MEYDCYQHYFFNDFDTEEDFYNSCAPSEDIWKKFELLPSPPTSPLQTLESGDGNVGWLSRVLAQDDECENQGPVRNINSIIIQDCMWSSFSASKALEKAMYGKQSAPPQPPAARLGSQSLARPSRSFCFSSADFVDPGDVLAYPTISCKKTASSGSDSRTDSSEEEEEIDVVTVENKHNQARLASVHKPVNLTVGADPFPKGFHALVHQQQHNYAARSPDTKPDAHDDDDDDDEDDLEEFQSKRTSPASSRPISPSGSSLNSDMEDVDRRKNHNYLERKRRNDLKSRFLALRDQIPGLESTKTPKVAILTHAAEYLKELHTKEKQQQQERKRLKARKHHLLRRLAALKRL; encoded by the exons ATGGAGTACGACTGTTACCAGCATTATTTTTTCAATGACTTTGATACCGAAGAGGATTTCTACAATTCATGCGCGCCAAGCGAGGACATTTGGAAAAAGTTCGAGCTGCTGCCCTCCCCTCCCACGTCTCCCCTCCAGACTTTGGAGAGCGGGGACGGCAACGTGGGCTGGCTCTCCAGAGTCCTGGCTCAGGACGACGAGTGCGAGAATCAGGGGCCGGTCCGTAACATCAACTCCATCATCATCCAGGATTGCATGTGGAGTAGTTTCTCAGCCAGCAAAGCGCTGGAGAAGGCAATGTACGGCAAGCAGTCGGCTCCGCCTCAGCCCCCAGCAGCTCGCCTTGGTTCGCAGAGCCTCGCGAGGCCAAGCAGATCATTCTGCTTCTCGTCTGCGGACTTTGTTGACCCTGGGGATGTTCTCGCCTACCCGACGATTAGCTGCAAGAAAACAGCGTCATCTGGCTCCGATTCTCGGACTGACTCTTCCG aagaagaagaagaaattgatgTTGTCACGGTAGAGAACAAACACAACCAGGCCCGACTGGCGAGTGTCCACAAGCCAGTGAACCTCACAGTTGGTGCGGACCCCTTCCCTAAAGGCTTCCACGCCTTggttcaccagcagcagcacaacTATGCAGCCCGCTCCCCCGACACCAAGCCCGACGCtcacgacgacgatgatgatgatgatgaggatgaccTGGAGGAGTTCCAAAGCAAGCGTACGAGCCCGGCGTCCAGTCGTCCGATCTCACCTTCGGGAAGCTCCTTGAACTCTGACATGGAGGACGTAGACCGCAGGAAGAACCACAACTAcctggagaggaagaggaggaacgaCCTCAAGTCCAGGTTCTTGGCCCTCCGAGATCAGATCCCAGGTCTTGAATCCACCAAGACCCCCAAGGTTGCCATCCTGACCCACGCCGCGGAATACCTCAAGGAGCTGCACACCAAGgagaagcagcagcaacaggAGCGCAAACGCCTCAAAGCCCGGAAGCATCATCTCCTGCGCAGATTAGCTGCACTGAAGCGTTTGTGA
- the LOC125980913 gene encoding interferon alpha-inducible protein 27-like protein 2A — translation MGLLTALALGAVGATGSVILAPVALGAIGFTTAGIAAGSYAASMMSAAAIANGGGVAAGSAVAILQAAGMAGIPAAASAAVGAAGAAAGGAAALIAAIV, via the exons ATGGGATTGC tGACGGCACTTGCTCTGGGTGCTGTGGGCGCAA CTGGTTCGGTGATTCTGGCTCCGGTGGCCCTAGGAGCTATCGGCTTTACTACAGCTGGGATAGCGGCAGGTTCCTATGCCGCGAGCATGATGTCCGCCGCAGCCATCGCCAACGGAGGAGGGGTGGCGGCAGGGAGCGCGGTGGCTATCTTGCAGGCTGCCG GCATGGCTGGTATACCGGCTGCGGCCTCTGCAGCTGTGGGCGCTGCAGGTGCGGCTGCAGGAGGTGCGGCAGCCCTCATTGCTGCAATCGTCTGA